One genomic segment of Carassius auratus strain Wakin chromosome 29, ASM336829v1, whole genome shotgun sequence includes these proteins:
- the LOC113048030 gene encoding serine-threonine kinase receptor-associated protein-like codes for MAMRQTPLTCSGHTRPVVDLAFSGITPYGYFLISACKDGKPMLRQGDTGDWIGTFLGHKGAVWGATLNNEATKAATAAADFTAKVWDAVTGDEVLTLAHKHIVKSVNFTQDSNCLLTGGNDKVLRIYDLSKPEAEPQEIAGHTSAIKKALWCNNDQQILSAADDKTVRLWDKNTKEAVKTLSFDASVSSMEYIPDGEILVITYGRTIAFYKAHSLDLIKTVDAPASIHSASLHPEKDFFVAGGDDFKLYKYDYTTKEEMESYKGHFGPIHCVRFSPDGELYASGSEDGTLRLWQTAVGKTYGLWKCVLPEELSSENSEVLYCPPAEIKA; via the exons ATGGCTATGAGACAGACTCCTCTCACCTGCTCTGGTCACACCAGACCTGTTGTGGATCTGGCGTTCAGTGGAATAACTCCTTATGGATATTTCCTCATTAGCGCTTGTAAAG ATGGCAAACCTATGTTGCGCCAGGGAGACACAGGGGACTGGATCGGGACGTTCTTGGGTCACAAGGGTGCTGTCTGGGGTGCCACCTTAAATAACGAAGCTACAAAAGCAGCTACAGCCGCAGCAGATTTTACAGC AAAGGTATGGGATGCTGTCACTGGAGATGAGGTCCTCACACTGGCGCACAAGCACATTGTGAAATCTGTGAACTTCACACAG GACAGTAACTGTCTCCTGACTGGTGGGAATGATAAAGTGCTGCGCATCTATGATCTCAGCAAACCTGAAGCAG AACCCCAGGAGATTGCAGGCCACACCTCTGCCATAAAGAAAGCTCTGTGGTGTAACAATGACCAACAGATTCTCTCAGCTGCTGATGACAAAACTGTCCG ACTTTGGGACAAGAACACAAAGGAGGCAGTGAAGACTCTGTCGTTTGATGCCTCAGTCAGCAGCATGGAGTACATTCCTGATGGGGAGATCCTCGTCATCACGTACGGGAGGACCATTGCTTTCTACAAAGCCCACAG TTTGGATCTGATTAAGACTGTTGATGCCCCTGCTTCCATTCACTCTGCCTCACTGCATCCTGAGAAAGACTTCTTTGTGGCAGGAGGAGATGACTTCAAGCTTTATAAGTATGACTACACCACTAAAGAGGAAATGG AGTCATATAAGGGTCATTTCGGACCCATACACTGTGTGCGGTTTAGCCCTGATGGAGAGCTGTATGCCAGTGGCTCAGAGGATGGCACTCTGCGTCTGTGGCAGACAGCTGTTGGGAAAACATATGGCCTGTGGAAATGTGTCCTGCCTG